A region of candidate division WOR-3 bacterium DNA encodes the following proteins:
- a CDS encoding class II fumarate hydratase has product MKNYRIEKDSLGEVKVPFDKYYGAHTQRALENFSVSEFNFSFEFIKALSLIKICAAEVNYELGNLEESLYKSIVKAGEEIYEGKLKDNFPLDIFQTGSGTSTNMNINEVIAGRVNEILTGKRGGKNPCHPNDHVNMGQSSNDVIPSAMQIASRILLDDLVYEIKNFIKILKLKEREFKKVIKIGRTHLQDAVPMTLRQEFSGYRSQIESNLRRIKRVFKNLEQLPLGGTAIGTGINSHPEFGKRICRKISERTGIKFKEAKNKFEYIAGRDCMVELMGALNTLAVSLMKISNDIRLLSSGPMTGFNEIELPALQAGSSIMPGKVNPVIPEMMIQVCAFIHGAYNSVVIGAETGPLELNMMMPLIAFLSINSIKILKNAIRIFGEKCIKGIKANEDVCKRYAEMSFALITPLAKRIGYDKASYIVMKAKKERKTLKEVLKEEKILDEKEIEEILNPFKMI; this is encoded by the coding sequence GTGAAGAATTATAGAATAGAAAAGGATAGTTTAGGTGAAGTTAAAGTTCCTTTTGATAAATATTACGGTGCCCATACACAGAGAGCTTTAGAAAATTTTTCTGTTTCTGAATTTAATTTTTCCTTTGAGTTTATAAAGGCATTATCTCTTATTAAGATATGTGCTGCTGAGGTTAATTATGAACTTGGAAATTTAGAAGAGAGTTTATATAAATCAATAGTTAAGGCAGGAGAGGAAATTTATGAAGGAAAACTAAAGGATAATTTTCCCCTTGATATATTTCAGACTGGTTCTGGAACAAGCACAAATATGAATATAAATGAAGTAATTGCTGGAAGGGTTAATGAGATTCTGACAGGAAAAAGGGGTGGAAAAAATCCCTGTCATCCGAATGATCATGTTAATATGGGGCAATCTTCAAATGATGTTATTCCATCAGCAATGCAGATTGCTTCAAGAATTTTGCTTGATGATTTAGTTTATGAAATTAAAAATTTTATAAAAATTTTAAAATTAAAGGAAAGGGAATTTAAAAAGGTTATAAAGATAGGAAGGACCCATTTGCAGGATGCTGTTCCAATGACCCTTAGACAGGAATTTTCAGGTTATCGTTCTCAGATAGAGAGTAATCTTAGAAGAATTAAGAGAGTTTTTAAAAATCTTGAGCAATTGCCCCTTGGAGGAACAGCAATAGGAACAGGGATTAATTCTCATCCTGAATTTGGGAAGAGAATATGTAGAAAAATATCAGAAAGAACGGGAATAAAATTTAAGGAGGCAAAAAACAAATTTGAGTATATAGCAGGAAGAGATTGTATGGTGGAGTTAATGGGTGCTTTGAATACACTTGCAGTAAGTTTAATGAAGATTTCAAATGATATAAGACTTCTTTCAAGTGGTCCTATGACAGGTTTTAATGAGATAGAGCTTCCTGCTCTTCAGGCTGGTAGTTCAATAATGCCTGGAAAAGTAAATCCTGTTATTCCTGAAATGATGATTCAGGTATGTGCTTTTATTCATGGTGCTTACAATTCTGTTGTAATAGGTGCAGAGACTGGTCCTCTTGAACTCAATATGATGATGCCTCTTATTGCTTTTCTATCAATAAATTCTATAAAGATTTTGAAAAATGCTATTAGGATTTTTGGAGAAAAATGCATAAAAGGAATAAAGGCAAATGAGGATGTTTGTAAAAGGTATGCAGAGATGAGTTTTGCTTTAATAACACCTCTTGCAAAAAGGATAGGTTATGATAAGGCTTCTTATATTGTTATGAAAGCAAAGAAAGAAAGAAAAACCTTAAAGGAGGTTTTGAAGGAAGAAAAAATTCTTGATGAAAAGGAAATTGAAGAGATATTAAATCCCTTTAAAATGATTTAA